The Raphanus sativus cultivar WK10039 chromosome 2, ASM80110v3, whole genome shotgun sequence genome includes a region encoding these proteins:
- the LOC108839865 gene encoding 60S ribosomal protein L6-3, translating into MPAKQRTPKVSRNPDLIRGVGKYSRSQMYHKRGLWAIKAKNGGVFPRHDAKSKVVAVAEKPPKFYPAEDVKKPLANRRKAKPTKLRSSITPGTVLIILAGRFKGKRVVFLKQLPSGLLLVSGPFKINGVPLRRVNQSYVIGTSTKVDISGVSLDKFDDKYFGKVAEKKNKKGEGEFFEAEKEEKKVFPQGKKDDQKAVDGALIKAIESVPELKTYLGARFSLKQGMKPHELVF; encoded by the exons ATGCCGGCAAAACAGAGGACGCCGAAGGTCAGCCGAAACCCTGATCTCATCAGGGGAGTTGGCAAATACTCAAGGTCGCAGATGTACCACAAGAGAGGTCTTTGGGCTATCAAGGCCAAAAACGGCGGCGTTTTCCCTCGCCACGACGCTAAGTCCAAGGTTGTTGCTGTAGCTGAGAAGCCGCCAAAGTTCTATCCAGCTGAAGATGTTAAGAAACCTCTCGCCAACAGGCGCAAGGCAAAGCCGACCAAGCTCAG ATCCAGCATCACCCCAGGAACTGTTCTGATCATCCTTGCTGGGAGGTTCAAGGGCAAGAGAGTTGTCTTCTTGAAGCAGCTTCCCTCTGGTTTGCTTCTTGTGTCCG GACCGTTCAAGATCAATGGTGTGCCTTTGAGACGTGTTAACCAGTCCTACGTGATTGGAACATCCACAAAGGTTGACATCTCTGGTGTTAGCCTTGATAAATTCGATGATAAGTATTTTGGAAAGGTGGctgagaagaagaacaagaagggAGAAGGAGAGTTCTTCGAGGCAGAGAAAGAG GAGAAGAAGGTGTTCCCACAAGGGAAGAAAGATGACCAGAAAGCTGTTGACGGAGCATTGATCAAAGCCATTGAGTCGGTTCCAGAGTTGAAGACTTACCTTGGCGCAAGGTTTTCACTGAAACAAGGAATGAAGCCACATGAGCTTGTCTTCTAG
- the LOC108824205 gene encoding protein STRICTOSIDINE SYNTHASE-LIKE 12, which produces MMSFFSLTSLLLLLLSRSSVVISDGESFQKLPVPENRSGPEAFAFDSTGKGFYTGVSGGKILKYTPQTGYVDFAQITESSNSSWCDGVVGTALAGRCGRPAGIAFNEKTGDLYVADAPLGLHVVSPAGGLAVKIADSVDGKPFKFLDGLDVDPTTGVVYFTSFSSRFTPIQVLIALGLKDATGKLFKYDPSTKVVTVLMEGLSGSAGCAVSSDGSFVLVSQFTKSNIKRYWIKGPKAGSSEDFTNSVSNPDNIKRIGSTGNFWVASVVNKIVVPTNPSAVKVNYNGEVLRTIPLKDKFGDTLLSEVNEFDGSLYIGTLTGPFAGILKL; this is translated from the exons ATGATGTCATTTTTCTCCCTAACTTCTCTTCTGCTTCTGCTTCTCTCTCGTTCGTCGGTGGTTATCTCGGATGGTGAGTCTTTCCAGAAACTTCCGGTGCCGGAAAATAGGTCAGGCCCTGAAGCTTTCGCCTTTGACTCCACCGGAAAAGGATTCTACACCggagtctctggtggtaaaatACTCAAGTATACTCCTCAGACGGGGTATGTCGATTTTGCACAGATCACAGAATCATC GAACTCTTCATGGTGCGATGGAGTAGTTGGGACGGCTTTAGCCGGAAGATGCGGTCGACCGGCGGGGATAGCCTTCAATGAAAAAACAGGTGATCTCTACGTGGCCGATGCACCGTTAGGTCTTCACGTTGTTTCTCCCGCCGGTGGCTTGGCCGTAAAGATCGCCGACAGTGTTGATGGAAAGCCCTTTAAATTTCTCGATGGTCTTGATGTTGATCCAACTACTGGTGTCGTCTACTTCACTTCCTTCAGCTCACGCTTCACCCCAAT CCAAGTGTTGATCGCATTGGGATTAAAGGACGCAACCGGAAAACTCTTCAAATACGATCCATCGACTAAGGTCGTGACCGTGTTGATGGAAGGTCTAAGTGGCTCCGCTGGCTGTGCCGTGAGCTCGGATGGTTCGTTCGTGCTGGTCAGTCAATTCACAAAGAGTAACATCAAGAGATATTGGATCAAGGGACCTAAAGCTGGTTCTTCTGAAGACTTCACAAACTCGGTCTCGAACCCTGACAATATCAAGAGGATTGGTTCTACTGGAAACTTTTGGGTCGCTTCGGTTGTGAACAAGATCGTCGTGCCTACTAACCCATCAGCGGTCAAAGTCAATTATAATGGTGAAGTGCTTCGGACAATTCCTCTAAAAGATAAATTTGGGGATACTTTGCTTAGCGAAGTTAACGAGTTCGATGGTAGTTTATATATTGGGACTCTCACTGGTCCTTTTGCTGGAATTCTTAAGCTTTAA